From Dietzia sp. ANT_WB102, a single genomic window includes:
- a CDS encoding RNA degradosome polyphosphate kinase: MGHNGPVTAEPNVVQGLPRPRDRYLNRELSWLDFNARVLALAGEKGLPLLERAKFLAIFASNLDEFYMVRVAGLQRRDKTGLSVRSADGQTPAEQLGHISVRTRELCDQQTRLFQDEIRPELEANGIRILPWSELTADERFTLAELFRNSIFPVLTPLAVDPAHPFPYISGLSLNLAVMIRDLDSGQEHFARVKIPNNVPRFVRVDRGGPDDYVFVPAEDIIAAHLHELFQGMEVVEHHVFRVTRNADMEVEEDRDEDLLQALERELARRRFGSAVRLEIAEDTTPRMLRILQRELDVDSADVITFSGLLDLTGLWQIHGLDLPDLKDPPMVPATPSAFGERETARNIFASLQEGDVLVEHPYESFATTVQRFIEQAAADENVLAIKQTLYRTSGDSPIVNALVDAAAAGKQVVALVEIKARFDEQNNIRWARELEQAGVHVVYGLLGLKTHCKTCLVVRDEGDRLQRYAHIGTGNYNPKTARLYEDVGLFTADEDVASDLTDLFNHLTGFSNVSKYRRLLVAPEGIRSGIIERIDREIDLAAEGQEAGIRIKANALVDEQVIDALYRASQAGVPVDIVVRGICSLRAGVPGLSENIHVRSILGRFLEHSRILHFRGADEALIGSADMMHRNLDRRVEVMVTVTDPRLKAQIHRIFDSALDPKTRSFHLQPDATWTRMPSPEDWAESVDHQERTAALHAGFRDR; encoded by the coding sequence ATCGGCCACAATGGTCCCGTGACCGCCGAACCGAATGTCGTCCAGGGATTGCCACGGCCTCGCGACCGCTACCTGAACCGTGAACTGAGCTGGCTCGACTTCAACGCCCGGGTCCTCGCCCTAGCCGGGGAGAAGGGTCTGCCACTGCTGGAGCGGGCCAAGTTCCTCGCGATATTCGCATCGAACCTCGACGAGTTCTACATGGTCCGGGTCGCCGGGCTCCAGCGTCGCGACAAGACGGGATTGTCGGTGCGTTCCGCCGACGGCCAGACACCGGCCGAACAGCTCGGCCACATCAGCGTGCGGACCCGGGAACTGTGCGACCAGCAGACGCGGTTGTTCCAGGACGAGATCCGGCCCGAGCTGGAAGCCAATGGAATACGGATCCTGCCTTGGAGCGAACTCACTGCTGACGAACGTTTCACACTTGCGGAGTTGTTCCGGAATTCAATCTTCCCCGTCCTCACTCCCCTGGCCGTCGATCCGGCGCACCCGTTCCCGTACATCTCCGGGCTGAGCCTGAACCTCGCGGTGATGATCCGCGACCTCGATTCCGGCCAGGAGCACTTCGCCCGCGTCAAGATCCCGAATAACGTTCCGCGCTTCGTGCGGGTGGACCGTGGTGGCCCGGACGACTACGTCTTCGTACCCGCCGAGGACATCATTGCCGCGCACCTACACGAGTTGTTCCAGGGAATGGAGGTCGTCGAGCATCACGTCTTCCGGGTGACCCGCAACGCGGACATGGAGGTCGAGGAGGACCGCGACGAAGACCTGCTCCAGGCGCTGGAGCGCGAGCTTGCGCGCCGCCGCTTCGGCTCGGCCGTGCGACTGGAGATCGCGGAGGACACGACCCCGCGGATGCTGCGGATCCTTCAGCGCGAGCTCGATGTGGATTCCGCCGACGTCATCACGTTCTCGGGGCTGCTCGACCTCACCGGGCTGTGGCAGATCCACGGACTGGACCTGCCGGACCTCAAGGACCCGCCCATGGTTCCCGCCACCCCGTCGGCGTTCGGCGAGCGGGAGACGGCCCGAAACATCTTCGCCTCCCTCCAGGAGGGGGACGTCCTCGTCGAGCACCCTTACGAGTCGTTCGCCACGACGGTGCAGCGGTTCATCGAGCAGGCCGCAGCAGACGAGAACGTTCTGGCTATCAAGCAGACCCTGTACCGGACGTCCGGCGACTCCCCCATCGTCAACGCACTTGTCGACGCGGCGGCGGCGGGCAAACAGGTGGTCGCGCTGGTGGAGATCAAAGCCCGATTCGACGAGCAGAACAACATCCGGTGGGCTCGCGAACTGGAGCAGGCCGGGGTCCATGTCGTATACGGACTCCTCGGACTGAAGACCCACTGCAAGACGTGCCTGGTTGTGCGTGACGAGGGCGATCGGCTCCAGCGCTACGCCCACATCGGCACGGGGAACTACAACCCCAAGACGGCGCGGTTGTACGAGGACGTCGGTCTGTTCACCGCCGACGAGGACGTCGCGTCGGACCTGACGGACCTGTTCAATCACCTGACCGGGTTCTCGAACGTCAGCAAGTACCGGCGCCTGCTGGTGGCACCGGAGGGTATTCGGTCCGGGATCATCGAGCGGATCGATCGCGAGATCGACCTGGCCGCCGAGGGCCAGGAGGCGGGCATCCGGATCAAGGCGAACGCGTTGGTCGATGAGCAGGTCATCGACGCGCTGTATCGCGCCTCCCAAGCCGGGGTACCAGTGGACATCGTGGTCCGTGGCATCTGCTCCCTCCGCGCGGGAGTTCCGGGTCTCAGCGAGAACATCCACGTTCGCTCGATCCTCGGCCGGTTCCTCGAGCACTCCCGGATATTGCACTTCCGGGGTGCCGACGAGGCCCTGATCGGCAGCGCGGACATGATGCACCGCAATCTGGACAGACGCGTCGAAGTGATGGTCACGGTCACCGACCCGCGGCTCAAGGCACAGATCCACCGCATCTTCGACTCCGCACTCGATCCGAAGACGCGCAGCTTCCACCTGCAGCCGGATGCGACCTGGACACGCATGCCCAGTCCGGAGGATTGGGCTGAATCGGTCGACCACCAGGAACGGACTGCGGCGCTGCACGCGGGGTTCCGGGACCGATGA
- the cofC gene encoding 2-phospho-L-lactate guanylyltransferase, protein MSTAGVSEAAVGGWTIVVPVKSLDRAKSRLVPALTGDARRALVVAMAADVLRACRDTPGVVRVRVVSADPRVEDLALRTGAEFVDEPADSDSPHGDPLNFALDRALGDVTGPAGVVTADLPELRPEHLSRILDVASRHPHATVTDHRGAGTTMAFWTGAPATRVCRFGLDSAARYRVEGGAVPIAVKGDLDAAARDVDVPGDLAALPGRSVGPATAGALRDPSVRLLVRANGVSATMVP, encoded by the coding sequence ATGAGCACTGCGGGGGTCAGCGAGGCGGCGGTTGGCGGGTGGACGATCGTTGTCCCCGTCAAGTCGCTCGACCGCGCCAAGAGCCGATTGGTCCCTGCACTCACCGGGGACGCGCGGCGCGCACTCGTGGTGGCGATGGCCGCCGACGTGCTGCGAGCCTGTCGCGACACCCCCGGGGTCGTGCGGGTCCGGGTGGTCTCAGCGGATCCGCGTGTCGAGGACCTTGCACTCCGGACAGGGGCGGAGTTCGTCGACGAGCCCGCCGACTCTGACAGCCCGCACGGCGACCCGCTCAATTTCGCTCTGGACCGCGCGCTGGGCGACGTCACAGGCCCAGCCGGTGTGGTCACCGCGGATCTGCCGGAGCTGCGCCCGGAACACCTCTCACGGATCCTGGACGTCGCCAGCCGGCACCCGCACGCGACGGTCACCGATCACCGCGGGGCCGGGACCACCATGGCGTTCTGGACCGGCGCACCCGCCACCCGCGTCTGCCGGTTCGGCCTCGACTCGGCGGCGCGGTACCGCGTCGAGGGCGGGGCGGTACCGATCGCAGTGAAGGGCGACCTGGACGCGGCTGCACGGGACGTCGACGTCCCCGGCGACCTCGCGGCCTTGCCCGGACGGAGTGTCGGTCCCGCCACCGCCGGGGCCCTCAGGGACCCTTCCGTCCGTCTCCTCGTGCGCGCCAACGGGGTATCGGCCACAATGGTCCCGTGA
- a CDS encoding NAD(P)H-dependent glycerol-3-phosphate dehydrogenase, which produces MARIAVMGAGSWGTAVGKVLADAGSEVVMWARRDEVAASINEAHCNSKYLPDIVLPATITASTDPGRVLAGAEEVVLAVPSQSLRSNLETWVDLLEPQAGMISLAKGIETGTLLRISEVVAEVTGLDERRIAALSGPNLAREIAEGQPAATVIACTDDERAARLQDAFSTPYFRPYTNTDVVGCEIGGATKNVIALVCGIATGMGLGDNTMATLVTRGLAETTRLGVALGAHQMTFAGLAGLGDLVATCTSPLSRNRTFGERLGRGETLEQAQQATNGQVAEGVKSCTSIRELSRRVGVEMPLTEAIHEICHEGGDAVEVAVRLMRRSTKPE; this is translated from the coding sequence ATGGCGCGGATCGCGGTGATGGGTGCGGGTTCGTGGGGGACCGCTGTTGGCAAGGTTCTCGCGGACGCCGGATCCGAGGTCGTGATGTGGGCGCGCCGTGACGAGGTGGCAGCAAGCATCAACGAGGCGCACTGCAACTCCAAGTACCTCCCTGACATCGTCCTCCCGGCGACGATCACAGCCTCGACCGACCCCGGACGGGTCCTGGCCGGCGCAGAGGAGGTAGTCCTGGCGGTCCCGTCCCAGAGTCTGCGAAGCAACCTCGAGACCTGGGTCGACCTCCTCGAGCCGCAGGCCGGGATGATCTCGCTGGCGAAGGGGATCGAAACCGGGACGTTGCTGCGGATCAGCGAGGTCGTCGCCGAGGTCACGGGACTCGACGAACGCCGGATCGCGGCGCTGTCAGGTCCCAACCTGGCGAGGGAGATCGCCGAGGGGCAGCCGGCGGCGACAGTGATCGCCTGCACTGACGACGAGCGCGCCGCCCGGCTCCAGGACGCGTTCTCGACCCCCTACTTCCGCCCCTATACCAACACCGACGTCGTGGGCTGCGAGATCGGCGGCGCCACCAAGAACGTCATCGCCCTCGTGTGCGGAATCGCGACCGGGATGGGGCTGGGAGACAACACCATGGCGACCCTCGTCACCCGGGGACTGGCGGAGACCACCAGGCTCGGGGTGGCACTCGGGGCACACCAGATGACCTTCGCAGGGCTGGCGGGGCTCGGAGACCTCGTTGCCACGTGCACCTCACCGCTGTCGCGCAATCGCACGTTCGGCGAGCGGCTGGGCAGGGGGGAGACCCTCGAGCAGGCCCAGCAGGCCACCAACGGCCAAGTGGCGGAGGGGGTCAAGTCTTGTACATCGATTCGCGAACTCTCCCGCCGGGTAGGGGTGGAGATGCCGCTGACCGAAGCTATCCACGAGATATGTCACGAGGGGGGTGACGCCGTCGAGGTGGCGGTGCGCCTCATGAGGCGAAGCACCAAGCCCGAGTAG
- a CDS encoding D-alanine--D-alanine ligase family protein, which translates to MNRITVAVLYGGRSTEHSVSCVSAGAVMAHLDRSVYEVIPVGITASGTWTLGPDDVSDLQIVNRSMPVVDPHRPRVALGLSTDDRGVLRFVDGDSAGEEIARVDVVFPVMHGTHAEDGTIQGLLELSGVPYVGPGVFASAAGMDKEFTKVVLGAAGLPIGQQVVLRPGTETLTAADRERLGLPLFVKPARGGSSIGITKVSRAEELDAAIAEARRFDDKVIVESAIVGREVECGVLEYPDGRVEASQPAELHIPGEPTGVEGETEGVAFYDFDTKYLDDVTTFDLPADLPGAESDRLREMAVDAFHALDARGLSRVDFFVTADGPVINEVNTMPGFTPISMYPQMWAASGVDYPTLLDTLLRTALVRD; encoded by the coding sequence GTGAATCGCATCACCGTTGCCGTCCTCTACGGCGGTCGCAGCACCGAACACTCCGTGAGCTGCGTATCCGCCGGTGCCGTCATGGCGCATCTCGACCGGTCCGTCTACGAGGTGATTCCTGTCGGGATCACCGCATCCGGGACGTGGACGCTCGGTCCGGACGATGTGTCGGACCTGCAGATCGTCAACCGCAGTATGCCGGTCGTCGACCCTCATCGCCCTCGTGTCGCGTTGGGATTGTCGACCGATGATCGGGGCGTGCTCCGCTTCGTCGATGGCGATTCGGCCGGTGAGGAGATCGCTCGCGTCGACGTCGTGTTCCCGGTCATGCACGGCACCCATGCCGAGGACGGGACGATCCAGGGCCTTCTCGAGCTCTCCGGTGTCCCTTACGTCGGACCGGGCGTCTTTGCCAGTGCCGCCGGTATGGACAAGGAGTTCACCAAGGTCGTCCTCGGTGCGGCGGGTCTACCTATCGGCCAACAGGTCGTCCTCCGGCCGGGCACGGAGACTCTCACGGCGGCGGACCGCGAACGGCTGGGCCTGCCGTTGTTCGTCAAGCCGGCACGTGGTGGCTCCTCTATCGGGATCACCAAGGTTTCACGGGCGGAGGAACTCGATGCCGCGATCGCCGAGGCCCGTCGATTTGACGACAAGGTGATCGTCGAGTCCGCGATCGTCGGCCGGGAGGTCGAGTGCGGGGTGCTCGAGTACCCCGACGGCAGGGTCGAGGCGAGTCAGCCCGCCGAGTTGCACATCCCCGGCGAGCCCACTGGCGTGGAGGGCGAGACGGAGGGCGTCGCGTTCTACGACTTCGACACCAAGTACCTCGACGACGTGACGACGTTCGATCTACCCGCCGATCTCCCCGGCGCGGAGTCCGACCGACTGCGCGAGATGGCGGTGGACGCGTTCCACGCTCTGGATGCGCGGGGATTGAGCCGGGTGGACTTTTTCGTGACCGCCGACGGCCCGGTGATCAACGAGGTGAACACCATGCCGGGGTTTACCCCGATCTCGATGTACCCGCAGATGTGGGCGGCGAGCGGAGTTGACTATCCGACTCTGCTCGACACTCTCCTGAGGACCGCGCTGGTCCGCGACTGA